Proteins from a genomic interval of Sugiyamaella lignohabitans strain CBS 10342 chromosome C, complete sequence:
- the CHS1 gene encoding chitin synthase CHS1 (Chitin synthase I; requires activation from zymogenic form in order to catalyze the transfer of N-acetylglucosamine (GlcNAc) to chitin; required for repairing the chitin septum during cytokinesis; transcription activated by mating factor; GO_component: GO:0045009 - chitosome [Evidence IDA] [PMID 8970154]; GO_component: GO:0016021 - integral component of membrane [Evidence IEA]; GO_component: GO:0016021 - integral component of membrane [Evidence ISM] [PMID 12192589]; GO_component: GO:0016020 - membrane [Evidence IEA]; GO_component: GO:0005886 - plasma membrane [Evidence IEA,IEA]; GO_component: GO:0005886 - plasma membrane [Evidence IDA] [PMID 8970154]; GO_function: GO:0004100 - chitin synthase activity [Evidence IEA,IEA]; GO_function: GO:0004100 - chitin synthase activity [Evidence IDA] [PMID 7952171]; GO_function: GO:0016740 - transferase activity [Evidence IEA]; GO_function: GO:0016757 - transferase activity, transferring glycosyl groups [Evidence IEA]; GO_function: GO:0016758 - transferase activity, transferring hexosyl groups [Evidence IEA]; GO_process: GO:0006031 - chitin biosynthetic process [Evidence IEA]; GO_process: GO:0007109 - cytokinesis, completion of separation [Evidence IMP] [PMID 2523889]), with product MTPNTGPESSGGHAHNQYYSYDDNPDPYGHQDQEEGDRVPLNPSGGPDGLGHMPSPNPYQGGMDQSGMGFGNHDVHGGPPGGPQGYAEDDQYYEYPIGQQHHEPVDNQYYDPYAHTAATPGVGVGPIPGMNPMNHVPPPMPGPPPAPIPPPQPAMPYDTHPINPYSNPPTNPYGNPFENEPAFESQYNLPQEPESYLLKPVYPPPQPLHHAMDTNHSPFSSYFGSTNDDVDDFHPFPVQGDQYALNTYEDDDDTEDSDSSDGRDDSFAYQPPVAPQPIPAGAAVSGMPLPSGPTPPPIMGAPLPVAPPPNMQPRRAKTMKRVRLFKGNLVLDCPVSGTLLSQFPDDLEGQREFTHMRYSAATCDPKDFKLNGFTMRQNCYTHPRATELFIVITIYNESDILLGKTLQGVFRNIKHLSSRTRSKTWGKDAWKKVVVCVVADGREKLNPRARALMAALGVYQDGLAKNMVNDRPVDAHIYEYTTRVGISHVDTTVKLVTEKTVPVQMIFCLKEHNKKKINSHRWFFQAFGPILNPNICVLLDAGTQPGHDSIYHLWKAFDVNPHVGGACGEITAGLGTGFRKLLNPLVAAQNFEYKMSNILDKPLESVFGFISVLPGAFSAYRYVALQNEPLEKYFKGETLHDSGAGIFTANMYLAEDRILCYELVAKRGDRWLLKYVKSAHAETDVPDKLDELVLQRRRWLNGSFFAAVYAQVHMFAIWRSSHSILRKLSLHLEFLYQMVSMLFSWFSIGNYFLVFRILTSSLSDSSLGFAPGKILSVLFLWIYAGCLVTIFVLSFGNRPSGTAHFYYAIVAFFAFLMAYLMFAAIYISVKSVEYAICANGGFSPALVVKNQTFRDLVISILSTYALYFISSFLFFEPWHMFTSFLQYLLISPSYINVLNVYAFCNIHDISWGTKGDTSQKMDLGVAKLKTTQSKKEILEVDVPTSKEEINSSYLNQISLLRDEAKEEKKVVSKEDKNIDYYAQFRSAVVLSWIFTNVALVAVVLNTAGLNVFNSNSNSSNPNSGTLKRGLDMGIELLKRQTPAAPASPAPAAGAGSGSCSSIGVGEDVQTQIYLSVILWSVAALAAFRFIGSVWYLVLRLMGR from the coding sequence ATGACGCCGAATACCGGCCCTGAGTCTAGTGGTGGTCATGCTCATAACCAGTATTACAGCTATGATGATAATCCCGATCCCTATGGTCACCAGGATCAGGAAGAGGGTGACAGGGTACCACTAAACCCTAGTGGTGGACCTGATGGTCTCGGTCATATGCCTTCACCAAATCCATACCAAGGTGGCATGGACCAGTCAGGCATGGGTTTTGGGAACCATGATGTCCATGGTGGACCACCTGGAGGACCCCAGGGATATGCTGAGGATGACCAGTACTATGAGTATCCTATTggtcaacaacatcatGAGCCTGTCGATAATCAGTACTATGATCCATATGCACATACAGCCGCCACGCCAGGAGTTGGAGTTGGTCCTATTCCTGGCATGAATCCTATGAATCATGTACCACCGCCAATGCCCGGTCCACCACCTGCACCGATTCCACCTCCTCAACCGGCTATGCCTTATGATACACATCCAATAAATCCATATTCCAATCCCCCGACCAATCCATATGGAAACCCATTTGAAAACGAACCGGCTTTTGAGTCACAATACAACTTACCTCAAGAACCAGAGTCATACCTGTTAAAACCTGTATATCCACCACCACAGCCGTTACATCATGCAATGGATACAAATCActcaccattttcttcgTACTTCGGAAGCACAAACGACGATGTTGACGATTTCCATCCCTTCCCGGTGCAAGGAGACCAGTATGCTCTGAATACttatgaagatgatgacgatacTGAAGATAGTGACAGCTCGGATGGCCGTGATGACAGCTTTGCATACCAACCGCCAGTAGCACCACAACCAATTCCtgccggtgctgctgtaaGTGGTATGCCATTGCCTTCAGGACCCACCCCACCTCCAATCATGGGAGCACCTCTGCCGGTAGCTCCACCTCCTAATATGCAACCACGACGAGCCAAGACAATGAAAAGAGTGCGTCTTTTCAAGGGTAACCTTGTTCTCGACTGTCCTGTATCAGGAACCCTATTGTCACAGTTCCCTGATGATTTGGAGGGTCAACGTGAGTTTACCCATATGAGATACTCGGCTGCCACATGTGACCCAAAGGATTTCAAGCTGAACGGATTCACAATGCGACAAAATTGTTACACACATCCACGAGCGACTGAACtatttattgttattaCTATTTACAATGAGAGTGATATTTTACTGGGCAAGACGCTACAAGGTGTATTTAGAAATATTAAACATTTGTCGAGTCGAACAAGATCCAAGACTTGGGGAAAGGATGCTTGGAAAAAAGTGGTTGTGTGCGTCGTTGCAGATGGTCGTGAAAAGCTCAACCCGAGAGCCAGAGCTTTGATGGCTGCCTTGGGTGTTTATCAGGATGGTCTAGCTAAAAATATGGTTAATGACCGTCCTGTAGATGCGCACATTTACGAATATACCACTCGAGTGGGTATTAGCCATGTCGACACCACAGTTAAGCTCGTTACTGAAAAGACCGTTCCAGTGCAGATGATTTTCTGTTTAAAAGAAcacaacaagaagaagattaaTTCTCATCGATGGTTTTTCCAAGCATTTGGTCCTATTTTGAATCCTAATATTTGTGTTCTACTTGATGCTGGTACTCAACCCGGTCATGACTCGATTTATCATTTGTGGAAAGCCTTTGATGTGAATCCTcatgttggtggtgcttgTGGTGAGATCACTGCTGGTCTCGGAACTGGTTTTAGAAAGCTTTTAAACCCTCTAGTAGCAGCACAGAACTTTGAGTACAAAATGTCCAATATTCTCGACAAACCTCTAGAGAGTGTATTTGGTTTTATTAGTGTGTTGCCAGGTGCATTTTCAGCATACCGGTATGTTGCTTTACAGAATGAGCCTCTAGAGAAGTATTTTAAGGGTGAGACTTTACACGACTCTGGTGCAGGTATTTTTACAGCCAACATGTATCTTGCCGAGGATCGTATTTTATGTTATGAGCTGGTTGCCAAGCGAGGTGACCGTTGGCTACTCAAATATGTGAAATCAGCGCATGCCGAGACAGATGTACCAGATAAACTGGATGAGTTGGTGCTACAACGTAGAAGATGGTTGAATGGTTCGTTTTTTGCCGCTGTCTATGCACAAGTACACATGTTTGCCATTTGGCGGTCGAGTCATAGCATTTTGAGAAAATTATCACTTCATCTGGAATTCCTTTATCAAATGGTATCTATGCTCTTTTCATGGTTTTCAATTGGTAACTATTTTCTTGTATTCCGTATTTTGACCAGTTCGCTCAGTGACTCGAGTCTTGGATTTGCTCCGGGAAAGATTTTGTCTGTTTTGTTCTTATGGATCTATGCTGGCTGTTTGGTGACGATTTTCGTGCTCTCATTCGGAAACCGACCAAGCGGTACTGCTCATTTCTATTATGCCATTGTGGcattttttgcatttttaaTGGCTTATCTAATGTTTGCAGCCATTTATATTTCGGTTAAGTCAGTTGAGTATGCAATTTGTGCAAATGGAGGCTTCTCGCCAGCTCTGGTCGTCAAGAATCAGACTTTCCGCGATCTTGTCATCTCTATCCTTTCGACGTATGCGCTGTACTTTATCTCGTCGTTCCTGTTTTTCGAACCATGGCATATGTTTACAAGTTTTTTGCAGTATCTCTTGATTAGTCCTTCTTACATCAATGTCTTGAACGTATATGCATTTTGTAATATCCACGATATTTCATGGGGTACAAAAGGTGATACTTCACAGAAAATGGATTTGGGTGTGGCCAAATTGAAGACTACTCAGTCTAAAAAAGAGATTCTTGAAGTCGATGTTCCTACTAGTAAGGAGGAAATCAACTCTTCCTATCTCAACCAAATCAGCCTTCTCCGAGATGaagccaaagaagagaaaaaggttgtctcaaaagaagacaaaaatattgattattatGCACAATTTCGGTCTGCTGTCGTACTTAGTTGGATCTTTACGAATGTCGCTCTTGTTGCTGTAGTTCTGAACACAGCAGGACTGAACGTTTTTAATAGTAACAGCAATTCGTCGAATCCTAACTCTGGAACGTTAAAGCGTGGATTAGACATGGGCATTGAACTTCTTAAAAGGCAAACCCCAGCGGCTCCTGCGtctccagcaccagcagccggtgctggatctggatccTGTAGTTCTATTGGCGTTGGTGAAGATGTTCAAACTCAGATTTATCTATCAGTCATCCTATGGTCAGTCGCTGCACTTGCAGCCTTCCGTTTCATCGGCTCTGTATGGTACCTTGTACTTCGTCTCATGGGTCGCTAA
- the dtd gene encoding D-tyrosyl-tRNA(Tyr) deacylase (Fungal Genetics Stock Center 12543) has protein sequence MLVYSRFALRRAYTSKCIHEKLFHTSRTLLSEVNPVYPDDSHLTKIKKPGMLFSEPIDPNLRMGYNPLYSSPVGGQIAFTKRWSIGLSLIGSYVGYLVHDVTGASDLAGIIGAAVLIAPLPLVQFFAGNYVTNIYRLYRKDEPQTYENLTKDETIVLERIGLFGRKTYATAVKVQDLRLVNKRFGWVNWEYKDPKTNFSTKFYVADNIGGMKMDRIWGIIEKNSGVDNGRSFLNEP, from the coding sequence ATGCTGGTATATTCACGATTTGCTCTAAGAAGAGCATACACATCAAAATGCATACATGAGAAACTATTCCACACCAGTCGGACATTGCTCTCAGAGGTCAATCCAGTCTATCCCGATGATTCGCATTTGACGAAAATTAAAAAACCCGGCATGCTTTTCTCAGAGCCCATAGATCCTAACTTGAGAATGGGATATAACCCACTTTATTCGTCTCCAGTTGGTGGTCAAATTGCATTTACAAAAAGATGGTCCATTGGTCTGTCGCTGATAGGATCATATGTCGGATACTTAGTGCATGATGTTACTGGAGCTTCGGATCTCGCTGGTATTATTGGAGCAGCTGTCTTGATCGCACCATTACCATTGGTCCAGTTCTTTGCTGGCAATTATGTCACGAATATTTACAGACTATATCGCAAAGACGAGCCTCAGACTTATGAAAACCTTACCAAGGATGAAACGATAGTTCTGGAGAGAATCGGTTTGTTTGGCCGTAAGACGTACGCCACTGCTGTCAAAGTTCAAGATCTTAGACTGGTGAACAAAAGATTCGGTTGGGTTAACTGGGAATACAAGGATCCTAAAACCAACTTCTCAACCAAGTTTTATGTTGCCGATAACATTGGAGGAATGAAAATGGACCGTATTTGGGGTATCATTGAGAAAAACAGTGGAGTGGATAATGGCCGGTCTTTCCTTAACGAACCCTAG
- the UTP14 gene encoding Utp14p (Subunit of U3-containing Small Subunit (SSU) processome complex; involved in production of 18S rRNA and assembly of small ribosomal subunit; GO_component: GO:0005730 - nucleolus [Evidence IEA]; GO_component: GO:0005730 - nucleolus [Evidence IDA] [PMID 12068309]; GO_component: GO:0005634 - nucleus [Evidence IEA]; GO_component: GO:0030529 - ribonucleoprotein complex [Evidence IEA]; GO_component: GO:0032040 - small-subunit processome [Evidence IEA]; GO_component: GO:0032040 - small-subunit processome [Evidence IDA] [PMID 12068309]; GO_function: GO:0005524 - ATP binding [Evidence IEA]; GO_function: GO:0003674 - molecular_function [Evidence ND]; GO_function: GO:0000166 - nucleotide binding [Evidence IEA]; GO_process: GO:0000480 - endonucleolytic cleavage in 5'-ETS of tricistronic rRNA transcript (SSU-rRNA, 5.8S rRNA, LSU-rRNA) [Evidence IMP] [PMID 15489292]; GO_process: GO:0000447 - endonucleolytic cleavage in ITS1 to separate SSU-rRNA from 5.8S rRNA and LSU-rRNA from tricistronic rRNA transcript (SSU-rRNA, 5.8S rRNA, LSU-rRNA) [Evidence IMP] [PMID 15489292]; GO_process: GO:0000472 - endonucleolytic cleavage to generate mature 5'-end of SSU-rRNA from (SSU-rRNA, 5.8S rRNA, LSU-rRNA) [Evidence IMP] [PMID 15489292]; GO_process: GO:0006364 - rRNA processing [Evidence IEA,IEA]; GO_process: GO:0042254 - ribosome biogenesis [Evidence IEA]), with product MAKKGVKKRQNRRALSNRAQNAFNLAQDEEDSRLMRGMEPDIENDSDREGEDGEKPAYRIGEVASEDDEDIDSDEALGSDDEEIFESHRRKSNKNDDDDEEDSDDDGYKSVDESEFVSLSEVWDLDDKDERETSGKDKGSSKERLPNKIDENNLLKLDDEILSDSESEADSESQDDSESEGGSDSEGGSSGSDSVLSDEFSDLDEDDIDEEKLANLKNMISGMSEEALAEATRKAKKQRLQMMNIQESEFALPVGGQKLSLSDLTAGVTTEKKQDSGLKLLENNSKQTLAVPLAKRIQQKNDRKAAYELTKEEVSKWEETVKKNREAEHLQFPINPAPQVSKVAAHAPIEPSTELEKKVNNLLTESNLSEEKSVSTFEELAPSKLTMEEVKRRRNELRLMRELMFREEQKARRIKKIKSKSYRKVHKKERERERMMVEGDEESDRESHDIERARERMSLKHKNTGKWAKRMVEQGFTKDKETRGEMEEMLRRGEDLRKKILDDQDNESDSQEIESAGDDDDDEDDETINEQKESLGKGLLAMKFMKDAEQKERQINKAQREALRNAKNLDDFEDLKDETEDAVNQVVNAGRRKFAPGTSEARDEMLDELEKARDETIIDEEKSLENVITKAFDSRTNSRTKSKSKHSKSQEPDEAEEEEANPWLTISSNSKQKSKKVNIVDKNSSTQSKSQDKLRKEKEKLRSSSNDDSGDIDMNEVLRIVDPLASDNEEGDDDASEAVAEGQNDMKRVPRKGLTFKQRELVKRAFAGDDVVEEFQEEKRQKIADEGDKEIDVTLPGWGSWGGSSIKKKKKVIKKVQGIQADKRQDARLKNVIINEKVNKKSSKYNASSVPFPYENREQYERSLRMPIGREWSSRDTFQKLTKPRVIVKQGTVIDPIKAPFK from the coding sequence ATGGCCAAAAAAGGTGTTAAGAAGAGACAGAACAGAAGGGCTCTGTCGAACAGAGCACAGAATGCGTTTAATTTGGCTCAGGATGAGGAAGATTCTCGTCTGATGAGGGGCATGGAGCCGGATATCGAGAACGATAGCGACCGTGAGGGAGAGGATGGCGAGAAACCTGCTTATAGAATAGGAGAAGTTGCttcagaagatgacgaggacaTTGATAGTGACGAGGCTCTTGGAagtgacgatgaagagATTTTTGAGTCTCATAGAAGAAAATCCAACAaaaacgacgacgatgatgaagaggactCTGACGACGACGGGTACAAGAGTGTTGACGAGAGCGAGTTCGTGTCACTTTCAGAGGTCTGGGATCTGGATGATAAGGACGAAAGAGAAACGTCAGGAAAAGACAAAGGTTCGTCAAAAGAGCGTCTTCCTAATAAGATCGACGAGAATAATCTTCTGAAGCTTGACGATGAGATTCTATCGGATAGTGAAAGCGAAGCTGATAGTGAGAGTCAGGATGATAGTGAGAGTGAAGGAGGTAGTGATAGTGAAGGCGGGTCGAGTGGATCTGATTCAGTACTGTCAGATGAGTTCTCGGATcttgatgaggatgacattgatgaagagaagCTTGCCAATCTCAAGAACATGATCTCGGGAATGTCTGAAGAAGCTCTAGCTGAAGCGACCAGAAAGGCGAAGAAACAACGTCTTCAAATGATGAATATCCAGGAAAGTGAATTTGCTCTTCCAGTTGGTGGTCAGAAATTGTCACTTTCTGATCTTACAGCTGGTGTCACTACCGAGAAAAAGCAAGACAGTGGCTTGAAATTGCTCGAGAATAATTCTAAACAGACTCTGGCAGTACCCCTAGCCAAGAGAATTCAACAAAAGAACGACAGAAAAGCCGCTTATGAACTGACTAAAGAGGAGGTGAGCAAATGGGAGGAGActgtcaagaagaacagagAGGCCGAGCATTTGCAATTTCCCATCAACCCAGCTCCTCAAGTGTCTAAAGTCGCTGCTCATGCCCCTATCGAACCATCAACAGAGTTGGAGAAAAAAGTCAACAACCTCCTAACAGAGTCGAACTTGAGCGAAGAAAAGTCCGTGTCTACATTTGAAGAACTGGCTCCTAGCAAGTTGACTATGGAAGAAGTTAAGAGACGTCGTAACGAACTGCGGTTAATGAGAGAGTTGATGTTCCGAGAAGAGCAAAAAGCTCGACGaatcaagaaaatcaagTCGAAATCGTATAGAAAAGTGCATAAGAAGGAAAGGGAGCGAGAACGCATGATGGTTGAAGGCGACGAAGAGTCAGACCGTGAGAGCCATGATATCGAGCGTGCTAGAGAGAGAATGTCGCTGAAGCATAAGAATACCGGCAAATGGGCTAAAAGGATGGTCGAGCAGGGATTCACTAAAGACAAGGAAACTAGAGGCGAAATGGAAGAGATGCTGCGAAGAGGAGAAGACCTCCGGAAAAAGATTCTAGATGACCAAGACAATGAAAGTGACAGTCAAGAAATAGAAAGTGccggtgatgatgatgacgacgaagacgatgaaaCCATTAATGAACAGAAAGAGTCATTGGGTAAAGGTTTACTGGCCATGAAGTTCATGAAAGATGCCGAGCAGAAAGAGCGACAAATTAACAAAGCCCAACGAGAAGCTCTACGTAATGCCAAGAACTTGGACGATTTCGAGGATCTCAAGGACGAAACTGAAGATGCGGTGAATCAAGTAGTCAATGCTGGTCGAAGAAAGTTTGCTCCTGGTACGTCAGAAGCCAGGGATGAAATGCTTGACGAGCTTGAAAAAGCCAGAGACGAGACTATTATAGATGAGGAAAAGTCACTAGAAAATGTCATTACAAAAGCATTTGACTCTAGGACCAACTCGCGAACTAAATCCAAGTCTAAACACTCTAAATCTCAAGAACCCgacgaagcagaagaagaagaggctaACCCATGGCTGACAATCTCATCCAATTCGAAACAGAAATCCAAAAAGGTCAACATTGTCGATAAAAACAGTTCAACACAAAGCAAATCTCAGGACAAGCTTCGTaaggagaaagagaagTTGCGTTCTTCCTCAAACGATGATTCTGGAGATATTGACATGAACGAGGTACTCCGTATTGTCGACCCACTAGCATCTGACAATGAAGAAGGCGATGACGACGCCAGTGAAGCTGTTGCCGAGGGACAAAACGACATGAAACGAGTTCCTCGCAAAGGTCTGACATTCAAACAGCGAGAGCTTGTTAAGAGAGCCTTTGCTGGAGACGATGTCGTTGAAGAGTTCCAGGAAGAAAAGCGACAAAAGATAGCTGACGAGGGCGATAAAGAAATCGACGTGACACTTCCAGGATGGGGCAGTTGGGGAGGCTCGTCcatcaaaaagaaaaagaaggtCATTAAGAAAGTACAGGGTATTCAAGCCGATAAACGACAAGATGCCAGACTGAAAAACGTAATCATCAACGAAAAGGTCAACAAAAAGAGTTCCAAGTACAATGCCTCGTCCGTACCATTCCCCTACGAAAACCGCGAGCAGTACGAACGGTCACTCCGTATGCCCATCGGCCGCGAATGGTCGTCCCGCGACACCTTCCAAAAGCTCACCAAACCCCGTGTCATTGTCAAACAGGGCACAGTCATCGACCCCATCAAGGCGCCTTTCAAGTAA